One Nitrospirota bacterium genomic window carries:
- a CDS encoding universal stress protein codes for MFDNILVPTDFSPFSRMAEKMALDLAKESRGKLLLLHVIDPYFERLPYLVSARLTRGKVRRGALDQMRKELKWVRAPGVKVESRVASGSPPEAILRSAKDFRADLIVLGTHGRTGIEHLLLGSVAEKILRLAPCPVLTLRKNIPEEILEEL; via the coding sequence ACATTCTCGTTCCCACGGATTTCTCCCCCTTCTCCCGCATGGCGGAAAAAATGGCTTTGGACCTCGCGAAGGAGAGTCGGGGCAAGCTCCTCCTCCTCCACGTGATCGACCCCTATTTCGAGCGATTGCCCTACTTGGTTTCCGCCCGCCTCACGCGCGGAAAGGTTCGCCGCGGCGCACTCGATCAAATGAGGAAGGAATTGAAATGGGTCCGGGCGCCGGGCGTGAAAGTGGAGAGCCGCGTTGCCAGCGGCTCGCCTCCGGAAGCCATCCTCCGGAGCGCAAAAGATTTCCGTGCCGATTTGATCGTTCTGGGTACACACGGCCGCACCGGCATCGAACATCTGCTCTTGGGAAGCGTGGCCGAGAAAATTCTCCGCCTCGCCCCGTGCCCCGTCCTCACTCTCCGAAAAAACATCCCCGAAGAAATCCTCGAAGAGCTCTAG